The DNA window GTCACGGTAAGCTAAACCTAGTTTGAGGTTCACTGTATCACCCAAACCCGTGAGTTTTTGATTGGCTGAGTTTGCCTGTTGATAACGTGCTAAGGCTGTGAGTGCTGGCGAAATTTTCCCTGTGGCTGCTGCTGAAATTACTGTATTAGAACCACTAGCAGAAGTGCGATGCTCATAACGCGCACTGGCTTGAAACTCAGGGTTATCACTGTATTCTAAACCCACACTGTAGCTATCGCCACTCTCAAAACCTATAGATGAAGCGGCTTGGCCGACTGTGAAAGGTTGGGCGTATTGTTGTCCTGCGCCGGTGCGGTTAAAGAAACTGCCAAATACATGTTCGTAAGCCAGATTCAGCCGTAAACCAGGAGCAATTTTCCAACGGTTATTTAGGCCAATAGCACCTTGAGTTGTGAGTTGGTTAGCACCTCCTAAAATTGAGTAACGAGCAGTCAAAGTTGTGTCTGTGCCGAGTTTATGCTCGCCATTGATACTTAAACTGGTGATGGAATTGCCGCTTTGTTGACCGCTACTGTAAAACTGTTGGGCAAGACTGACATTCACACCAGGGATAGCAGCCCAATTCAAGCCCAAGATGGTACGGTCTGGATAAACAGTATCGGCACTGGAAGAGAGTGTGAGTTCATTTTGGGCGGCGAAGGTCAGGTTTTTGGCGATGGGAAAAGTCAAACGCGATCGCAATTGATGGGAATCACTCGTTAAAGCATTCACCGGAATCCGATCTTCTCGATGGCGATGAATCCAATCAACGTCAACGGTAGCCTTACCTAAACGTTGTTGAATCCCGGCAGAAATTGTTGTCAAGGAGTTATCAACTTTACTTCCTGGTGTAGCTTCCGAACGTTGTGCAAATAGTTCTTCAAAAGTATCTAGCGGTTGGGGTGCAATTCCAAAGTTATCTTCGTGGTCATATTGCGCCCGGAAATTCGTTGTTTGCGAAAGTCTCGCTGTGATTTGTCCACCATAGCGAGTTTGTCCAGGTACAAAACTGATGGTGGCATTATTGGCAAAGCCTGTATCAGCAAATCGATAATAAGCACGTCCTTGAATAGTCTTGCTAATTTGTCCCTCGGCTTCTAAGCGGTAAGCTGCACCACTGACTTTACCAATCACCTCCGAATCATTCGATGAATGAGCATATTCAGCAATTAGCTTGCCATTACCACCTAAAGAAATCAGCGCATCTGCACCATACAGTTGAAAGTCCCGCATTCCTTGATTTTCTTGGATAAAAGTTGCACCTAACCAACTTTCTTGATTCAAAGTGCGGGAAAAATGATACTGTAATCTACCTGCATAGATATTACTGTCAGAGTCTTGACTGTCATATTGATAGCTCACTACAATGCGTCGGACTAAGACTTGTCCAGTACTATCTATATCTGTACGAAGAATCGGTTCACGAAAAATTAAAGTACCGCGATCGTAATCAATTTCGTAGTCTGGGCCACGACTGAGTTGTTTCCGCTCTAATACAGTACCAGGACGGTTGAGTTCTTCTAATTCCAAAAAGACATTTTCACTACCAGCGATGACTAACCTTCTGGAAAGGAAGTAATAACCACTGGTTCCATCAGGCGCAATAGTATCTCGTTGAAAGCCTTCGATATTGTTACCATAAAAGCCTGTAAATTGAAAATTTCCAAAATTATAGTTAGTTTTAAAGCCGTGGAGTTGACGAGTAATAGAAGTAAATTGCTGGGATGTCCGGGCAAACTCTTCTGTGTCATAATCACCCCACATGAAATAATCAGGAGCCGCATTAGGAATTTTTGAGGTGCGTTCAAACCGCAAAAATACACTATCAATTGAGGGTGTAACAACGTCGGTGCGAGAACTATCGCCATAAACAGGATAGTTCTGCTCGTTAAATTGATAGTTTCTAAATAGGCGATTGTCGCAGTTACAATCTTCGTTGAGAGTGCGGGAACTATTATATGCACCTGTAAACAACCATTCGCCGATTGCACCTGTGGCAAATATCGCTGAGTGAAAATCTAATTGCGTGCTGGTATCTTTGTCAGGACGGACAAAATCTCGAAAACTACTGTAGTAATCTGTACCTCTTGCACCCAAACGGACATCAATCACACCAGTTAATAAACTTGGACGCAAGGCTGTTTCAAATTGCAGTTGGGTAAAGGCTTCTAAATCATTGGTTGTGGCGCGAATGCGGACGGTTTGGGCTTTTAAATCAGACCGCAATCTGGCGGTAAACTCCCCAGCTTTCGCTTCTACCTGAAATCCTGGTTCATCAGGTTTGAAGTCCTTTCCGATTAATTCTCCCGCCGTTGGTATTACGGTCACAACAGCATCGCGGTTAGAGCGATTGCCATTTTCATCGATTAATTCACCACGGATAGTTGCAGTTGAACGTCCATCAGCCGGAATACGGGCTTCTAGGGTTTCTAGTGTGAGCTTTTTTGGTGTACTCCGCACTACTACCCGTACTTTTACAGATAATTCTGGTTTACCTACTTCTTGTGCAGAGATGATATTTTCTCCGGCTTGGAGTGAGACACCATACCATGTCTGTGTGACTAAATTGGTCTGACTATCCGTTTCTGTCCGTCCAATTAATGAAGCATCTACCAGTAGGCCGTTAACGCGCAATTCTATTTGACTATCACTCGAAAACTGCACACTCACGTTCGTCGCCGGAATATCCACCACACTATCAGTAGAGGGGTTAAGAATTTTGATAGTTGTGTTTTGATTCTCTACAGATGCCGCAATTTTACGTAACTTTTTAGGAATTTGAATATCAGTAGCAGGTTGAAATGGTTGTATGCCGGTTGTTACTAAAGGAGGTTCAACCGCAGTTAGTTCGTTGTCAGATATTAACGAACTATGAATATGATTGTCTTGGGTTGCAGGATTTGGCTGAGAAAGTTCATCAACTTCTTTGGACACATCCACAGAAGTTTGATTATCTGCTGTGGCTAAGGTAGAAGCTGAGGGAAACTGACTCTTTTCTGTTTCTGGCGTGGATGTTTGGGCTTTAACGACAGCTGGATACAAAACAACGCTGATTGCACTTGCTACAGCACCCATCAGCCTGAGATTCAAGGTAGTTACACCATGCACTTGAGGTTTCATACTTTATTTACTCCTGCTTGCTGGGGGTGACAGCAAAGTTCATTCTGACTAAGCCGCCAGGTTCCAGACGTACCCAGCGAGATTGCGTATTACGTTCGCGGAATTTGTGGTTGGGGGCTAGAGTGTAGCCGGGAATGCTGCTGAGGTCGAGTACTCCTGTATGGCTTCCTGGCAAAACATTGGCGACAGAAAACAAACCATTGGGATCTGTGGTGATGCGATTACCGTTTTCTAGAAAAATTACGGCATTGGGAATTCCTGGTTCGCCATTTTGCTGTTCGCCGTCAAAGTTTTTATCTTCAAACACACGACCGATAATTGTGCCGCAGTCAGCCACAATCCCTGGACGAATGACTAATTGGTGAGTTGCAGGGCCATCCTTGGCAGCTAGGTTGTTGTCAGTTCTAAGTACACGAGCGATCGCACTATTGCGGCCAGTCCCCCGCACTGCATCAGGTGTGAGTTGGGCAGCATAGGCAATATTGACAACTGTTTGAGATGGAATTGTGACATCTGTGCGGAAGGTAACTGTATTGCCATTGCGCTCCGTGGTAATGTTAACTGCTTGACCGTTTAACTCACCACGCACAGATTTGTTAATGAAATTAAAGCCTAAAGGCAAGGTATCAGTGACAACTAAGTTATTTAAAGTAGTATCAGATAAGTTTTTCACTGATATACGGTAAATAACTGTATCCCCTGGTTCCGCCGTGGCGCGATCGCCTGTTTTAATAATCTGTAATTGCTGTGCTTGACACATATTAGTGGTCAAGGCAAAAGCTAATAAATCTAGCCCCACTACCTCTGCATTGGGTACGACAACAACGCTATCTTCTACTCTGGTTTCGCCTGTAATTCGGATTGGTTGACCATCTAAAGAGGTAGCAGCATAACGCACAATAGTGTTATTACCTGTACCTGTGCGATCGATGATTTCAATTTTAATCCGCCGTTGTTGGTATATAGAATTAGCTGGAGGATTAATAACTAAAATATATTGTCTCCCCGGATCGGTTTGGCCTCGATTGGGGTCAAGTAAAAAATTATAGAAACCGGCTGGATTATTAGTAATCGAAAAGGGATTACTATTCTCGCTATTGGGTGATTTACCACCAGGAATATTGTTACTCGGAATATCAGGAATTTCGGTACGGGTTAAAGAAAGTAATTGCCCTAATTCTGTTCCGGTGGGGTCAGAGGGGTTAGGTTCATATATACCTACAGAAAAACCTGTATAGTCTGCTAGGGGTGTACCCCCACAACCTAAAATCCTTCCTGATGGGTCAACTAATGGGATAGGACTAACTTGAAGTTGACTAGTAATTCCTTGATATGGAATATTTTGATCATTATCTTGATAAGTATAAGTAGCTTGGTTAGTAAGATTAACCACACGAGTATCTTGCGCGGTTACTACTATGGGTGCGCTAGTATGCAAAAAACTAACCAAAAAAACTATTTTTGTTAAACTTTGTTTCCAGTTAATACCAAAAGTTATCTGTTTTTTTTTACAAGGACGATTCATTGAATTAATCTCCTCATAAACGCCATAATACTTGTTAATAAAAACATTTATTGATAAGTTGAATTTGTTGTCGTTTAAAAGAAGTCTACCAATGACTTATTAGTAAGTAATTATCTAGTCAATTGAAGTAGTGAAAATAGACCGAGATGACGGCTGACTAGTAAATAAATCTTGCCCAAAAACAGCACAAAAATTATCAGTTAGCGTACCTGAGTTTGATAAGTTAATTTAACCTTAGTTTTTGCTGCTACCAAGGGAAGTTGTAACCGGATGTGAGTGTAAGCATTTGCAGGTGCTGGTTTGGTTTCTAATTTGCCGTTTGGTAGAGTAACTTTTAATGTGGGATTTTCAACAAAACTACGTCCGCCGTCAATGCTGTAGGTAATTTTGGCATCACCAGTAAAATTGGCAGATTTTAAAATATAAATCATTCCCTTGGGAATGGGTTGATTGAGTGTAAGATTTTTTAGTGGGCGATCGCTTGTATTTTCCCCAGTCAAGGTATACCGTAATATATCTCCCGATTGTACTACTGCTTGCCCTTTTAATGCTTGCCAATTTACCTTTTGCTTACCTTGCTGATCTTTAAATAAAACCTGCTTTTCTGCTGCCAAAACTAACTTTAAAGCCTGTGTTTTTTGTGGAGTTTGAGCAACGGCAATGTTAAATTTTTGCCAATGAAATACCCCTGATAAATTAGTTATAAAAGAGGCTGTGGTCAGCAATAAACTTGCTCCTATCCCAGCCATAAAAATTTGTTTCATGTTCATCACCCTGATAAATTACTGTTAATTAACCTTACGTTGAAAGATAAATGTTCCTGTTTGACCAGGTGTAACTGGGGCAGAGAGAGTATTTACATACTTGGTGATATCTGTAGCCGCAGTAGTACCACTTTGTTCACTACCAACAGTATTAGCAAGAGTACCACCGAAGAATTGAATTGTTCCTGCTGCCTGAACTGAGCCAAGAACATGGCTTGTATCAATTACGTTATTGGTAGGTGCATTGTCTACCGCCCAATTATTGGGAGCTAAAGTACCATCTTCCGTAATTACCACTTTGGTAGCATTTAAAATTACATTATTGTTACCATTTGCTGGCTGTGGTTCAGAAATATTTTTGTATTGAATCACGTACTCAACAATATTTCCCGGTGCAGGTTTTTTCGGTGTTGTACTCAAAGTACCATCCGTACCTTGAACTGCTGGCCCAGTTCCTTGTAAAATCCGTGACTGTTTAATTAGTTGCAAGAAACCAGTGTAGACACGATCAATAGTGATGTTTGCCACTTCGTTGTTGTTAGACACACCATCACCATTAGCGTCAATAAATGCCGTGATTGGTACAGGGAAGCCGCGTTCCAAACCAGGATCAGTTGAAAGTGGAGTACCAGCAGGCAAATCAACAGTGACGGTATAGCTAGATTGAGTATTTGTTGCCAATGCGCTAATTTGTAATGGGTTAGTAGCACTGATAGGGTTGCCTGCCGCAAAACCAGTGCCACTTGTAAATGTAAAGACTGTGCCGTTGTATGTATAAGTAGCGGATGAAGAGCCAACAGTTATCGTTACGGTTGTACCGTTAGGCAAGTGACTTGGGGTAGCTGGTGGTGTAGGTAGTAAAGATATATTGGCTACCAAACTACCTGTATTGAGAATAGTGTTAGTAAAAGTAACTGCGTTTGGATTAAATGTTGAACCAGGAGTTAAGCCAGCCGGAACATTGGAAGACTTGTTTGTAAAATCATCATTATTATTATTCGGGCCTACTGCGTCAGGAAAACCATTCGGCCCGTTGACAAGTGAGTTAAGGCTGATTGTAAATACGTTGGCTTCACCATCAGTGCCTGAACCAGTATTATTACCATTGGTATCAGTTCCGGTGTTGTTTAGATCAGTGGGGTCAGTTTTTGGATCAGTAATATAACCATCAGGTACGACATCTGGTAACTTATCTGGTACATTATCCCCATCTGTATCTACGTTTCGTGAGGGTGTCATGTTATTCGGAGTCCCATCAAAGTTGCTGGGATTGATATCACCAGACTCGTCAAATACAGGAGCATTTGTCTCTGGTGTTTTACCAAATACTTGCGCGATGTTGGCAATGGTTAGAGGTGCAGTCTGTCCTGTTTTAACTTTTACCTGAATAGAGAAGCTGGTTGATTGTGCATCCGCAGCAGCAAGATAAGTAGATGTGTTGCCATCTACAGTAGTTTTTGCAAAACCGATGCGGGTGACAGTAGATAAATCTGCTGGCGCTGTGGTTGTCCAGGTAGCAGCGTTAGCAGATGTAGTTACAGGAGTAGTAGAGTAAACTACAGTCCAACCAGTGGGAGCAGTGGGTACTGCTGCTAATTCTGTC is part of the Aulosira sp. FACHB-615 genome and encodes:
- a CDS encoding DUF11 domain-containing protein, which codes for MKQIFMAGIGASLLLTTASFITNLSGVFHWQKFNIAVAQTPQKTQALKLVLAAEKQVLFKDQQGKQKVNWQALKGQAVVQSGDILRYTLTGENTSDRPLKNLTLNQPIPKGMIYILKSANFTGDAKITYSIDGGRSFVENPTLKVTLPNGKLETKPAPANAYTHIRLQLPLVAAKTKVKLTYQTQVR
- a CDS encoding TonB-dependent receptor, translating into MKPQVHGVTTLNLRLMGAVASAISVVLYPAVVKAQTSTPETEKSQFPSASTLATADNQTSVDVSKEVDELSQPNPATQDNHIHSSLISDNELTAVEPPLVTTGIQPFQPATDIQIPKKLRKIAASVENQNTTIKILNPSTDSVVDIPATNVSVQFSSDSQIELRVNGLLVDASLIGRTETDSQTNLVTQTWYGVSLQAGENIISAQEVGKPELSVKVRVVVRSTPKKLTLETLEARIPADGRSTATIRGELIDENGNRSNRDAVVTVIPTAGELIGKDFKPDEPGFQVEAKAGEFTARLRSDLKAQTVRIRATTNDLEAFTQLQFETALRPSLLTGVIDVRLGARGTDYYSSFRDFVRPDKDTSTQLDFHSAIFATGAIGEWLFTGAYNSSRTLNEDCNCDNRLFRNYQFNEQNYPVYGDSSRTDVVTPSIDSVFLRFERTSKIPNAAPDYFMWGDYDTEEFARTSQQFTSITRQLHGFKTNYNFGNFQFTGFYGNNIEGFQRDTIAPDGTSGYYFLSRRLVIAGSENVFLELEELNRPGTVLERKQLSRGPDYEIDYDRGTLIFREPILRTDIDSTGQVLVRRIVVSYQYDSQDSDSNIYAGRLQYHFSRTLNQESWLGATFIQENQGMRDFQLYGADALISLGGNGKLIAEYAHSSNDSEVIGKVSGAAYRLEAEGQISKTIQGRAYYRFADTGFANNATISFVPGQTRYGGQITARLSQTTNFRAQYDHEDNFGIAPQPLDTFEELFAQRSEATPGSKVDNSLTTISAGIQQRLGKATVDVDWIHRHREDRIPVNALTSDSHQLRSRLTFPIAKNLTFAAQNELTLSSSADTVYPDRTILGLNWAAIPGVNVSLAQQFYSSGQQSGNSITSLSINGEHKLGTDTTLTARYSILGGANQLTTQGAIGLNNRWKIAPGLRLNLAYEHVFGSFFNRTGAGQQYAQPFTVGQAASSIGFESGDSYSVGLEYSDNPEFQASARYEHRTSASGSNTVISAAATGKISPALTALARYQQANSANQKLTGLGDTVNLKLGLAYRDPSNDQFNALLRYEYRENPAVIPDTILLGSGTGSTDHTFALEAIYAPNWQWEFYGKYALRNSTSYLANDLVGTSSVNLGQLRATYRLGYKMDLVGEARWIGQGNYSETGFVVETGYYLSPNLRLAAGYAFGRVDDRDFSGVRSAGGPYLGLTLKLNELFEGFGQQKIPPPQR
- a CDS encoding isopeptide-forming domain-containing fimbrial protein — encoded protein: MNRPCKKKQITFGINWKQSLTKIVFLVSFLHTSAPIVVTAQDTRVVNLTNQATYTYQDNDQNIPYQGITSQLQVSPIPLVDPSGRILGCGGTPLADYTGFSVGIYEPNPSDPTGTELGQLLSLTRTEIPDIPSNNIPGGKSPNSENSNPFSITNNPAGFYNFLLDPNRGQTDPGRQYILVINPPANSIYQQRRIKIEIIDRTGTGNNTIVRYAATSLDGQPIRITGETRVEDSVVVVPNAEVVGLDLLAFALTTNMCQAQQLQIIKTGDRATAEPGDTVIYRISVKNLSDTTLNNLVVTDTLPLGFNFINKSVRGELNGQAVNITTERNGNTVTFRTDVTIPSQTVVNIAYAAQLTPDAVRGTGRNSAIARVLRTDNNLAAKDGPATHQLVIRPGIVADCGTIIGRVFEDKNFDGEQQNGEPGIPNAVIFLENGNRITTDPNGLFSVANVLPGSHTGVLDLSSIPGYTLAPNHKFRERNTQSRWVRLEPGGLVRMNFAVTPSKQE